One genomic window of Deinococcus peraridilitoris DSM 19664 includes the following:
- a CDS encoding endonuclease NucS domain-containing protein has translation MLRDQLLRPTPNELSDFLNLHLRVGGCLVQIAGECEVLYHGRAMSMAEAGNYLVIIKCDGSVMVHGPKSVKPINWQPRTDE, from the coding sequence ATGTTGCGTGACCAGCTGCTGCGGCCCACGCCCAATGAACTGTCGGACTTCCTGAACTTGCACCTGCGCGTCGGTGGCTGCCTCGTGCAGATCGCCGGGGAATGCGAAGTGCTCTACCACGGCCGCGCGATGAGCATGGCCGAAGCGGGAAATTACCTAGTAATCATCAAATGCGACGGCAGTGTCATGGTGCACGGCCCGAAAAGCGTGAAACCCATCAACTGGCAACCACGCACGGATGAATGA
- a CDS encoding helix-turn-helix domain-containing protein, translated as MNATPTFGELLRGWRQQRRLSQLDLAGESGVSARHVSFMETGRAVPSREMVLRLSEQLEVPLRERNVLLQAAGYAPLYPQRSLDDPAMQAVRAAIDAVLSGYGASPALAVDRHWTLVTANRAALRLLDGLDPSLLTPPLNVLRLSLHPNGLSPRILNLSEWRAHVLARLRRQIDTSGDATLRALHQELSGYFTPAANEVNVSPAEVFVPIRLASSFGPLTLLSITTVFGTPVDVTLSELAIEAFLPADAVTAVALQLLADDGALPASLGA; from the coding sequence ATGAACGCCACGCCAACCTTCGGGGAACTGCTGCGAGGCTGGCGTCAGCAGCGCCGGTTGAGCCAACTTGACCTGGCCGGTGAAAGTGGCGTGTCCGCGCGGCATGTCAGCTTCATGGAAACCGGACGTGCCGTGCCCAGCCGGGAGATGGTGCTGCGTTTGTCCGAGCAGCTCGAGGTGCCCTTACGGGAACGCAACGTGTTGCTTCAGGCAGCGGGGTACGCGCCACTGTACCCGCAACGCTCTTTGGACGATCCTGCCATGCAGGCGGTGCGCGCTGCGATCGACGCGGTCCTGAGCGGGTATGGAGCGTCACCGGCCCTGGCGGTGGATCGTCATTGGACGCTCGTGACGGCCAACCGTGCGGCGTTGCGGTTGCTGGACGGCCTCGATCCCTCCCTGTTGACACCACCCCTCAATGTTCTGCGCCTCAGTTTGCACCCGAACGGCTTATCGCCGCGCATTCTCAACTTGAGCGAATGGCGAGCGCATGTCCTCGCGCGGCTCCGCCGGCAGATCGACACGAGCGGAGACGCGACTCTGCGTGCCCTTCACCAGGAACTCTCCGGGTACTTCACGCCCGCCGCGAATGAGGTGAACGTCAGTCCGGCGGAAGTGTTCGTGCCGATCCGCCTGGCTTCATCGTTCGGTCCGTTGACGCTGTTGAGCATCACCACGGTCTTCGGGACGCCCGTTGACGTGACGCTCTCGGAACTGGCGATTGAGGCGTTCCTGCCGGCAGACGCTGTCACGGCAGTGGCCTTGCAGTTGCTGGCGGACGATGGCGCGCTGCCTGCCTCTTTGGGCGCTTGA
- a CDS encoding nuclear transport factor 2 family protein — protein sequence MLGNDLTDLYLAAWNAADETKRATLLRQVFTSDGRYIDPLTEAHGVADISVMIGRARAPFAAARFQRSGDMQAHHDFLRFSWEWRTEDSASVVRGTDVAQQLNGRFQLMVGFFDQLPAARQSTEGLHAVV from the coding sequence ATGCTGGGAAATGATTTGACAGACCTTTACCTCGCAGCCTGGAATGCAGCGGATGAAACCAAGCGAGCCACGCTTTTACGTCAGGTCTTCACCTCAGACGGTCGTTACATCGACCCGCTGACGGAAGCGCACGGTGTGGCGGACATCAGCGTCATGATCGGCCGGGCAAGAGCGCCCTTCGCGGCGGCGCGCTTTCAGCGGTCCGGTGACATGCAGGCGCATCATGACTTTTTGCGCTTCAGCTGGGAATGGCGCACTGAAGATTCCGCGTCGGTCGTGCGAGGAACGGACGTTGCACAGCAGCTCAACGGGCGATTCCAGCTAATGGTGGGCTTCTTCGATCAGCTTCCAGCGGCCCGGCAGAGCACGGAAGGTCTGCATGCGGTGGTCTGA
- a CDS encoding excalibur calcium-binding domain-containing protein: protein MKRLLLMLPLLLCAASAADLQIRFLNVGQGDAVLVTTPDGKSMLYDAGRGTTAAQLLKRYGVKQLDLAVMSQGDADHIGGFEAVAQQFKPRAVLNNGLAKSTQTYARVLAAFEQAGSQGLRATERSINLGAQVKLQVLPALGVPKTNQNANSVGVLLSYGSFKVFFGGDAEPVTTKGWAQRYASQLRNVQLYKALHHGSKHNDTLEFLQLVKPEMVVIGVGKNNYGHPSSEALAVYKMVNAQVFRTDLNGTVTVSVKPDGSYTVTAEQGLGTQKTTRTTTPAPTTPAPTTEVYFRNCAEARNAGYTNIKRGESGYRSAMDRDGDGVACER from the coding sequence ATGAAACGCCTGTTATTGATGCTCCCACTGCTTCTTTGCGCCGCCTCCGCTGCTGACCTGCAGATCCGCTTTCTGAATGTCGGGCAAGGGGACGCGGTGCTCGTCACCACCCCGGATGGCAAAAGCATGCTGTACGACGCTGGACGAGGTACCACCGCCGCGCAGCTTCTCAAGCGGTACGGCGTGAAGCAACTCGACCTGGCGGTGATGAGCCAGGGTGACGCGGATCACATCGGCGGTTTCGAAGCGGTCGCGCAGCAATTCAAACCACGAGCGGTGTTGAACAATGGACTCGCGAAAAGTACGCAGACGTACGCGCGGGTGCTGGCCGCATTTGAACAGGCGGGCAGTCAGGGTTTGAGGGCAACGGAGCGCAGTATCAATCTGGGCGCGCAGGTGAAGCTGCAGGTGCTGCCAGCATTGGGGGTACCGAAGACCAATCAGAACGCGAACAGCGTCGGGGTGCTGCTCAGCTACGGATCCTTCAAGGTGTTCTTCGGTGGGGACGCCGAGCCCGTCACGACGAAAGGCTGGGCTCAGCGGTACGCGTCACAGCTTCGGAATGTGCAGCTGTACAAAGCGCTGCATCACGGCAGCAAACACAACGACACCCTGGAGTTCCTACAGCTCGTGAAACCCGAGATGGTGGTCATCGGGGTGGGGAAGAACAACTACGGTCATCCTTCCTCAGAGGCGCTGGCGGTCTATAAGATGGTGAATGCGCAGGTGTTCCGCACGGACCTCAACGGCACAGTCACGGTGAGCGTGAAGCCCGACGGGTCGTACACTGTCACCGCGGAGCAGGGACTGGGTACGCAGAAGACCACCCGGACGACTACGCCTGCTCCTACCACGCCAGCACCTACGACGGAGGTGTACTTCCGCAATTGCGCGGAAGCGCGCAACGCCGGGTACACCAACATCAAGCGTGGCGAAAGCGGGTACCGTAGCGCCATGGACCGGGATGGTGACGGTGTCGCCTGTGAACGTTGA
- a CDS encoding endonuclease NucS domain-containing protein produces the protein MSARTEEGRCVLTAYRKSPEETVRVAFLEPSIAMALELQEEVGFVLTGSEKDMQSALARNPQLIEEGLTVLDRELISSVGDIDLYARDSEGRFVVVELKRGKATQEAVHQLQRYVQAVQPLVPNAVRGILAAPAITHPARVQLERLQLEFKEIQALPKPEEAAAQPALF, from the coding sequence ATGAGCGCACGAACAGAGGAGGGTCGGTGTGTCCTGACTGCTTACCGGAAAAGCCCGGAGGAAACGGTCCGTGTCGCGTTCCTCGAGCCGAGCATCGCGATGGCGCTCGAACTGCAGGAAGAAGTCGGCTTCGTGCTGACCGGCAGCGAGAAAGACATGCAGAGTGCGCTGGCGAGGAATCCACAGTTGATCGAAGAGGGTTTGACGGTACTGGATCGCGAGCTAATCAGCAGCGTCGGTGACATCGATTTGTACGCGCGCGATTCCGAGGGACGTTTCGTGGTGGTGGAACTCAAACGCGGCAAAGCCACCCAGGAAGCCGTGCATCAGTTACAGCGGTACGTGCAGGCCGTGCAGCCTCTTGTCCCGAATGCTGTGCGAGGAATTCTGGCCGCTCCGGCGATCACGCATCCGGCGCGGGTGCAACTTGAACGCCTGCAACTGGAATTCAAGGAAATTCAGGCGCTCCCGAAACCCGAAGAGGCTGCTGCGCAACCCGCCTTGTTCTGA
- a CDS encoding DUF3006 domain-containing protein, with amino-acid sequence MADRFVIERFEEDLVVIEWHDRSLDLPRVWLPQAAQEGDHLKVIAKDGHVTFEIDAAATQQALQANQQALNALNAKDDGGDLDL; translated from the coding sequence ATGGCTGACCGTTTCGTCATCGAACGCTTCGAGGAAGACCTGGTTGTCATCGAGTGGCACGATCGCTCGTTGGACTTGCCGCGTGTGTGGTTGCCCCAGGCCGCTCAGGAAGGTGACCATCTGAAGGTCATCGCCAAAGACGGGCACGTGACTTTCGAGATCGACGCCGCAGCGACCCAGCAGGCTCTGCAGGCGAATCAACAGGCCCTCAATGCGCTGAACGCGAAAGACGACGGCGGAGACCTTGACTTATGA